The proteins below come from a single Demetria terragena DSM 11295 genomic window:
- a CDS encoding nuclear transport factor 2 family protein encodes MADLTIPEPVLSFIETVNRHDEQGFLDAFTDRGAVDDWGRVFSGREAIKGWSDGEFIGATGTLTPEEVTDNGVEVTVIGDWRSTHANGRSAFTFRIDEGKIARMTIREG; translated from the coding sequence GTGGCCGACCTGACCATCCCTGAGCCGGTGTTGTCGTTCATTGAGACGGTCAACCGCCATGACGAACAAGGCTTCCTTGACGCCTTCACCGACCGCGGCGCCGTGGACGACTGGGGGCGGGTCTTTTCGGGGCGTGAGGCCATTAAGGGCTGGAGCGACGGCGAGTTCATCGGCGCGACCGGAACTCTCACCCCCGAGGAAGTCACCGACAACGGTGTCGAGGTCACGGTGATCGGTGACTGGCGCAGCACACACGCCAACGGGCGATCGGCGTTCACCTTCCGCATCGACGAGGGCAAGATCGCCCGCATGACGATTCGGGAGGGCTAA
- a CDS encoding DEAD/DEAH box helicase, which produces MTSLAARIPSPPDADSLYEAFGEWAADTGLTLYPHQDDAIIELVGGANVILATPTGSGKSLVATAAHFAALAHDTVSFYTAPIKALVSEKFFALCEQFGADNVGMLTGDAAVNADAPIICCTAEVLANIALREGRSADIGLVVMDEFHFYSEPDRGWAWQVPLLELPQAQFLLMSATLGDVKRFEEDLTRRTGRPTATVATAERPVPLSFTYAMTPLHETLEELLTTHQAPVYVVHFTQAAALERAQALMSLNVTSKDEKAKIAELISEFRFSAGFGKTLNRLVRHGIGVHHAGMLPKYRRLVETLAQAGLLKVVCGTDTLGVGINVPIRTVVFTGLTKFDGSRQRLLKAREFHQIAGRAGRAGYDTSGSVVVQAPEYAIENARALAKAGDDPKKQRKVQRKKAPEGFVNWSEDTFERLVSAQPEALQSRMRVTHSILLNVIAREGDPFAAMRSLLRDNHEDARRQARLARKAITLFRELLAAGVVEKLPVPEANGRQIRLTVDLQDNFALNQPLAPFALAVLDVLDPESETFARDVVSVIEAILDDPRPVLMAQRHKARGIAIGEMKTDGMEYEDRMEALEEITWPQPLAELLEATFETYRSGQPWVADNDLSPKTVVREMYENAWTFGDLIKQYELARSEGIVLRYLTDAYRTLRQTVPDRHRTEELDDLIEWLGETVRQTDSSLLDEWEALSHPGEADDQTRIEPKKGPAYSSTAGFRVQVRNAMFRRVQLAARHDIHELAALDRSAATATDPPTEIVMDESAWHEDISAYEAEHDEMGTGSSARGPALLRIDKKPDVWEIRQVIEDPEGDGDWGIDAQVPLAASDEVGTAIVVVLGLNRLDA; this is translated from the coding sequence ATGACCTCACTTGCTGCCCGGATCCCCAGCCCGCCCGATGCCGATTCCCTCTATGAGGCTTTCGGAGAATGGGCCGCTGACACGGGCCTGACGTTGTACCCGCATCAGGACGACGCGATCATCGAACTGGTCGGCGGCGCGAACGTCATTCTGGCCACACCGACGGGCAGCGGGAAGTCGCTGGTGGCGACGGCCGCACACTTCGCGGCGCTCGCCCACGACACCGTGTCGTTCTACACCGCGCCTATCAAGGCGTTGGTCAGTGAGAAATTCTTCGCCCTGTGCGAACAGTTCGGTGCCGACAACGTCGGAATGCTCACCGGCGACGCTGCCGTCAACGCCGATGCACCGATCATCTGTTGTACGGCCGAGGTCCTGGCCAATATTGCCCTCCGCGAGGGACGGTCGGCCGATATTGGGCTGGTCGTCATGGACGAGTTCCACTTCTACTCCGAGCCCGACCGTGGGTGGGCCTGGCAGGTGCCGCTGCTGGAACTACCGCAGGCGCAGTTCTTGCTGATGTCAGCGACACTCGGCGACGTCAAGAGGTTCGAGGAAGACCTCACCCGGCGCACCGGCCGCCCCACTGCGACGGTGGCAACCGCCGAACGTCCGGTCCCGCTGTCTTTCACCTACGCGATGACACCGCTGCACGAGACGCTGGAAGAGTTGCTCACCACCCACCAGGCGCCAGTCTACGTCGTCCACTTCACCCAGGCCGCCGCGCTGGAACGCGCCCAAGCACTGATGAGCCTCAACGTGACCTCGAAGGACGAAAAGGCGAAGATCGCTGAGCTGATCTCCGAGTTCCGATTCTCTGCCGGCTTTGGCAAGACCCTCAATCGCTTGGTACGACACGGGATTGGCGTCCATCACGCGGGAATGCTGCCCAAATACAGACGCCTGGTCGAGACCCTCGCGCAAGCCGGGCTGCTCAAGGTGGTGTGCGGTACGGACACCCTGGGCGTCGGCATCAACGTGCCGATCCGCACGGTGGTGTTCACCGGGCTCACGAAGTTCGACGGATCACGCCAGCGTCTACTCAAGGCGCGCGAGTTTCACCAGATTGCGGGTCGGGCGGGGCGAGCTGGCTACGACACCAGCGGTTCGGTCGTGGTGCAGGCGCCCGAATACGCCATCGAAAACGCCCGCGCGTTGGCCAAGGCGGGCGACGACCCGAAGAAGCAGCGCAAGGTGCAACGCAAGAAGGCACCCGAAGGCTTCGTGAACTGGTCCGAGGACACCTTCGAGAGGTTGGTCTCCGCTCAGCCTGAGGCGCTGCAGTCACGCATGCGAGTAACGCACTCCATTTTGCTCAATGTCATTGCCCGCGAAGGCGATCCATTCGCTGCGATGCGCAGTCTCCTCCGCGACAACCATGAGGACGCCCGCCGTCAGGCGCGACTCGCGCGCAAGGCGATCACCCTGTTCCGCGAACTGCTGGCTGCGGGCGTGGTGGAGAAATTGCCGGTGCCCGAAGCCAACGGACGACAGATCCGCCTGACGGTCGACCTGCAGGACAACTTCGCGCTAAACCAGCCACTCGCCCCCTTTGCCTTGGCCGTTCTCGATGTCCTTGACCCGGAGTCGGAGACTTTTGCTAGGGACGTGGTCTCGGTGATCGAAGCAATCCTCGATGACCCGCGCCCTGTTCTCATGGCGCAGCGACACAAGGCCCGTGGTATCGCCATCGGTGAGATGAAGACCGACGGGATGGAGTACGAGGACCGGATGGAGGCCCTCGAAGAAATCACCTGGCCGCAGCCTTTGGCTGAGTTGCTCGAGGCGACCTTCGAGACCTACCGCAGCGGGCAGCCGTGGGTGGCTGACAACGATCTTTCGCCCAAGACCGTCGTCCGCGAGATGTATGAAAACGCTTGGACCTTCGGCGATCTCATCAAACAGTACGAGTTGGCCCGCTCTGAGGGCATTGTTCTGCGCTATCTCACGGATGCGTACCGCACGCTGCGGCAGACCGTGCCAGATCGCCACCGCACCGAAGAACTCGACGACCTCATCGAATGGCTAGGGGAAACCGTTCGACAGACTGACTCCAGCTTGCTCGATGAGTGGGAGGCGCTGTCCCACCCTGGCGAAGCTGACGACCAGACGCGGATCGAGCCGAAGAAGGGACCCGCGTACAGCTCGACCGCCGGATTCCGAGTTCAGGTGCGCAACGCCATGTTTCGCCGGGTCCAGTTGGCGGCACGCCACGACATCCACGAACTCGCAGCGCTCGATCGATCGGCCGCGACAGCGACGGATCCGCCCACCGAGATCGTCATGGACGAGTCTGCCTGGCATGAAGACATTTCCGCTTACGAAGCCGAGCACGACGAGATGGGTACGGGATCCTCGGCCCGTGGCCCAGCGCTGTTGCGCATCGACAAGAAACCCGACGTGTGGGAGATCCGACAAGTCATCGAGGACCCCGAAGGCGATGGCGACTGGGGCATCGATGCTCAAGTTCCCCTGGCCGCTAGCGACGAGGTCGGCACCGCCATCGTGGTGGTGCTGGGCCTCAACCGACTCGACGCCTGA
- the treY gene encoding malto-oligosyltrehalose synthase has protein sequence MNFASTYRLQLHGGFTFADAQAQVPYLADLGASHLYLSPILQAVPGSQHCYDVLDHTRINEELGGEVGFRALVAAARQHDLGVVVDVVPNHMAFVAPESGNRQVWEVLRDGRDASTATWFDIDWKAGGGRIGLPVLGEPLADVLAQGQITRGELDGEPVVRYFDHVFPLALGSESTTEISEILNRQHYRLTSWREKDDVLNYRRFFEVDGLIAVRVERPEVFEQTHALLLALHREGLIDGFRIDHPDGLADPTGYLEQLTAACEPETPIWVEKILEGQERLPRRWQTSGTTGYDALRVVQAALTDPESADVLDETWAATGGEPDFSVVVAEAKRQVVEQSLAPEVERLTRRAREALPDLDPERLHDAVVEVLLGGEVYRAYVRPEHHVGATARKRLAEAFGAAFDSRPDLIAEIDALLPLAIMAEDADQVDGGEAAATDFGIRMQQTWGPVMAKGIEDTSFYRWHRLTALNEVGSDPTVVADASPNLMHDWARANAESWPRTMTTLSTHDTKRSEDVRARILALAGDPQAWQRVSQVAREQAMEAGVDLPTAHLIWQTLAGVGPIDEERLRTYLEKALREAKQHTAWVDGDSDYERSVIDFAVQHSGSGPLRDVIDEAILNNHSEIRAFTLAAKALQLTLPGVPDNYQGTESEVLALVDPDNRRPVDYGRLRESLDAGGDTLADEKLRLTTTILQLRQNRPDVFGEGGAYTPWDTGSDHVAGFFRGRPAGRVAGALGRGASTDIAVAAIRAPGRLRRAGGWGGSSVPLPAGEWRDVLSARTLHVEGTVACETLFEHGPVVVLEQQS, from the coding sequence ATGAACTTCGCGAGCACCTACCGCCTGCAACTGCATGGTGGCTTTACCTTCGCGGACGCCCAAGCACAGGTGCCCTACCTCGCCGACCTCGGAGCGAGCCATCTCTACCTCTCGCCCATTTTGCAGGCCGTGCCTGGATCGCAGCATTGCTATGACGTGCTCGACCACACGCGCATCAATGAGGAGCTCGGCGGCGAGGTCGGATTCCGGGCACTGGTCGCGGCGGCTCGGCAGCACGATCTGGGCGTTGTGGTGGACGTCGTACCCAACCACATGGCGTTCGTTGCCCCCGAGTCAGGCAATCGGCAGGTATGGGAGGTGCTGCGCGACGGACGAGACGCCTCGACCGCGACCTGGTTCGACATTGACTGGAAGGCCGGTGGCGGACGAATTGGCCTGCCCGTGCTGGGAGAACCACTGGCTGACGTTTTGGCTCAAGGGCAGATCACCCGAGGCGAGCTTGATGGTGAGCCCGTCGTGCGGTATTTCGATCACGTCTTTCCCCTGGCGCTCGGAAGCGAGTCCACGACGGAGATCTCTGAGATTCTCAACCGGCAGCACTATCGGCTGACCTCGTGGCGTGAGAAGGATGACGTTCTCAACTACCGGCGCTTCTTCGAGGTCGATGGTCTGATCGCCGTCCGCGTAGAGCGTCCCGAGGTCTTCGAGCAGACGCACGCCCTCCTGCTCGCGCTCCACCGCGAAGGTCTGATCGATGGTTTCCGCATCGATCACCCCGACGGTTTGGCTGACCCGACGGGCTACTTGGAGCAACTCACGGCCGCGTGCGAGCCAGAGACGCCGATCTGGGTTGAGAAGATTCTGGAAGGTCAGGAGCGACTACCCCGTCGCTGGCAGACCAGCGGGACGACCGGATACGACGCTCTCCGAGTCGTTCAAGCGGCCCTCACCGATCCAGAGAGCGCAGACGTCTTGGATGAGACCTGGGCTGCTACCGGTGGCGAGCCCGACTTCTCGGTGGTGGTGGCCGAGGCCAAACGGCAGGTCGTCGAACAGTCACTGGCGCCAGAAGTCGAACGGTTGACCCGTCGTGCACGCGAAGCACTTCCTGACCTCGACCCGGAGCGGTTGCACGACGCGGTGGTCGAGGTGCTCCTCGGAGGCGAGGTCTATCGGGCGTACGTACGCCCGGAGCACCATGTCGGAGCGACCGCGCGCAAACGTCTGGCAGAAGCGTTTGGCGCGGCTTTTGACTCCCGTCCGGACCTCATCGCGGAGATCGACGCGCTCCTCCCGCTGGCGATCATGGCCGAGGACGCGGACCAAGTCGATGGGGGTGAGGCTGCGGCCACCGACTTCGGCATTCGTATGCAGCAGACGTGGGGACCGGTCATGGCCAAGGGAATTGAGGACACCTCGTTCTATCGCTGGCATCGACTGACCGCGCTCAACGAAGTCGGAAGCGACCCGACCGTGGTGGCTGACGCCTCACCGAATCTCATGCATGACTGGGCCCGTGCCAATGCCGAGTCCTGGCCGCGCACGATGACCACACTGTCAACCCACGACACCAAACGCAGTGAGGATGTGCGCGCCCGCATCCTTGCCCTTGCCGGCGATCCGCAGGCGTGGCAACGAGTTTCACAGGTTGCGCGAGAGCAGGCAATGGAGGCGGGTGTCGACCTACCCACCGCGCATCTGATCTGGCAGACCCTCGCCGGTGTCGGACCGATCGACGAGGAGCGACTGCGTACCTATCTTGAGAAGGCCTTGCGCGAAGCGAAGCAGCACACCGCGTGGGTCGATGGTGACTCGGACTATGAGCGCAGCGTCATTGATTTTGCGGTGCAGCACTCGGGTAGCGGCCCGCTTCGAGATGTGATCGACGAGGCAATACTTAATAATCACAGCGAGATTCGAGCGTTCACATTGGCAGCCAAAGCGCTGCAACTCACCCTGCCCGGGGTGCCGGACAACTATCAAGGCACCGAGTCAGAGGTGCTGGCGCTGGTCGATCCCGACAACCGACGACCCGTTGACTATGGGCGGCTGCGGGAGTCGCTCGACGCGGGCGGCGACACTCTCGCCGATGAAAAACTGCGGTTGACGACCACCATCCTGCAGTTGCGGCAGAACCGGCCTGATGTTTTTGGCGAGGGCGGCGCCTACACCCCCTGGGATACCGGCTCCGACCACGTAGCGGGCTTCTTCCGTGGCAGGCCAGCTGGGAGGGTGGCCGGGGCGCTCGGCCGAGGTGCGTCGACTGACATCGCCGTGGCCGCTATCCGCGCACCCGGACGCCTCCGACGAGCTGGCGGCTGGGGTGGCTCATCAGTGCCACTTCCTGCTGGCGAATGGCGTGATGTGTTGAGCGCACGAACCCTCCACGTTGAGGGAACGGTCGCGTGCGAAACCTTGTTCGAGCATGGCCCAGTCGTCGTTTTGGAGCAGCAGTCGTGA
- a CDS encoding acetolactate synthase large subunit — protein sequence MGTGEDLNGAQALMRTLVDSGVTTCFSNPGTSEMHFVAALDSAPEMRAVLALFEGVATGAADGYARMAGKPAATLLHLGPGLGNGLANLHNARKGQSPVVNIVGDHATYHRQYNAPLQSDIETVAANVSPWVRTSASTAELCTDAAEAVAAASGPPGQVATLILPADVSWTEGGTPAPPKEPTNAAAPDSRVVDAVAAALRSGEPTMFLLGGTATLEAPLILAGRLREATGARLLAQTFPTRIARGAGLPAVGRLPYLAEAAAGALAEVRHLVLVDAPHPASFFAYPDLPSDLVSEGCTVHHLAPPDADAVAALTSVVDAIEAPETYTAQEASRPERPSGDLTAESVSQAIGALLPKNAIVSDEANTAGFGLPQMTVGAPRHDWLTLTGGAIGQGLPVAVGAAVACPDRKVLALQADGSALYTIQALWTMAREELDVVTVIFNNRSYAILNMELQRVGADGSGPKALSQLDLSRPDLDFVSIAQGFGVPAVRPTTAEEFTTELERALAEPGPHLIEAVL from the coding sequence ATGGGCACAGGTGAGGACCTGAATGGGGCGCAGGCCTTGATGCGCACCTTGGTCGACTCCGGAGTCACGACCTGCTTCAGCAACCCGGGGACCTCGGAGATGCACTTCGTCGCCGCCCTCGACTCCGCGCCCGAGATGCGTGCGGTGTTGGCCCTCTTTGAAGGCGTGGCCACCGGCGCCGCCGATGGGTATGCCCGGATGGCCGGGAAGCCCGCCGCCACCCTGTTGCACCTCGGGCCTGGCCTCGGGAACGGCCTGGCCAACCTGCACAACGCGCGCAAGGGACAGTCCCCCGTCGTCAACATCGTCGGCGACCACGCGACCTACCACCGGCAGTACAACGCCCCGCTGCAGTCCGACATCGAGACGGTCGCGGCGAATGTGTCGCCCTGGGTGCGTACAAGCGCTTCGACCGCCGAACTGTGCACGGACGCCGCTGAGGCCGTCGCTGCTGCGTCGGGCCCGCCCGGTCAGGTGGCGACCCTGATCCTGCCCGCCGATGTGTCCTGGACCGAGGGCGGCACGCCTGCCCCGCCGAAGGAGCCCACGAACGCTGCCGCGCCCGACTCGAGAGTGGTTGACGCGGTTGCCGCGGCGCTGCGCTCAGGCGAGCCGACAATGTTCTTGCTAGGTGGCACCGCGACGCTCGAGGCGCCACTCATCCTCGCCGGTCGCCTCCGCGAGGCGACCGGTGCGCGCCTGTTGGCCCAGACGTTCCCCACCCGGATCGCCCGGGGCGCGGGGTTGCCTGCGGTCGGGCGGTTGCCGTACCTCGCTGAGGCGGCTGCCGGTGCGCTCGCCGAGGTGCGCCACCTCGTGCTCGTGGATGCCCCGCACCCGGCGTCGTTCTTTGCCTACCCAGACCTGCCCAGCGACCTAGTGTCTGAGGGCTGCACCGTTCATCACCTCGCGCCGCCGGACGCCGACGCGGTCGCCGCGCTCACCTCAGTGGTGGACGCCATCGAGGCGCCGGAGACCTACACCGCTCAGGAGGCGTCTCGTCCCGAGCGCCCAAGCGGCGATCTGACGGCCGAATCGGTGTCCCAGGCGATCGGGGCGTTGCTCCCGAAAAACGCGATCGTGTCGGACGAAGCAAATACGGCGGGCTTCGGACTGCCCCAGATGACCGTCGGCGCCCCGCGGCACGACTGGCTCACCCTGACCGGCGGCGCCATCGGACAGGGTCTGCCTGTTGCGGTGGGCGCGGCCGTGGCCTGTCCTGATCGAAAGGTGTTGGCGTTGCAGGCCGACGGATCGGCCCTTTACACGATTCAAGCGCTATGGACCATGGCCCGCGAAGAGCTCGACGTCGTCACGGTGATCTTCAACAACCGGTCCTACGCCATCCTCAACATGGAGCTGCAGCGCGTCGGTGCTGATGGGTCTGGCCCGAAGGCACTCTCCCAACTCGATCTGAGTCGGCCTGACCTCGACTTCGTCTCGATCGCACAGGGGTTTGGCGTGCCCGCCGTACGCCCTACGACCGCAGAGGAATTCACCACTGAGCTCGAACGCGCACTAGCGGAGCCGGGCCCGCACCTCATTGAGGCGGTCCTCTGA